The Sesamum indicum cultivar Zhongzhi No. 13 linkage group LG1, S_indicum_v1.0, whole genome shotgun sequence genome includes a window with the following:
- the LOC105158510 gene encoding arabinogalactan peptide 22-like: MAMDYRVSWCVFATFVIVYAIFVPAVQGLTPAPAPAPAPTSDAGTAIDQGVAYGLMLLALVLTYLIHTFDTPLNF, encoded by the exons ATGGCAATGGATTATAGGGTTTCTTGGTGTGTATTTGCCACATTTGTTATTGTTTACGCAATCTTTGTGCCTGCTGTTCAGGGTTTGACCCCCGCTCCTGCTCCTGCTCCGGCTCCTACCAGTGATG CCGGAACTGCAATTGACCAGGGCGTTGCTTATGGCCTGATGCTGTTGGCTCTGGTGCTCACATATCTCATCCACACCTTTGACACTCCCTTGAACTTCTGA
- the LOC105158500 gene encoding ethylene-responsive transcription factor CRF2-like: MLPGKRVKYTEQVYHTVVVGRPEYSISGGETPFPVEMTTRIVRISVTDADATDSSSDEEGGSSGSRQRVRKFINEVRIQPCCSDNGNGNGVAKSGSRASVSMLKRKKCSGGKTKNAAKLGKFRGVRQRPWGKWAAEIRDPLRRVRLWLGTYDTAEEAAMVYDHAAIQLRGPDALTNFSTPPVKHNKTSSGYNSGEESHSNVTSPKSVLRFVSATDSQAEAESCSIFSPSNDGVLIKENDDDYFSDVSIFPRGDDLFIDFENPVPVPDLFDEAGLSDNNIFGLDLDSCEDVLIGPNTTDLGIRSGPSKWQADDFFQDFGDIFGSDPLVAL, from the coding sequence ATGTTGCCTGGTAAAAGAGTTAAATACACTGAGCAAGTATACCATACCGTAGTTGTGGGCAGGCCGGAATATTCCATCTCCGGCGGGGAAACTCCTTTTCCGGTCGAGATGACCACTAGAATAGTACGGATTTCCGTTACGGACGCTGACGCCACTGACTCGTCCAGTGATGAAGAGGGCGGCTCTTCTGGGAGCCGACAGAGAGTCAGGAAATTTATTAACGAGGTCAGAATCCAGCCCTGCTGCAGCGATAACGGAAACGGTAACGGCGTCGCGAAGAGTGGTAGCCGTGCGTCGGTTAGCATGCTGAAGCGGAAGAAGTGTAGTGGCGGTAAAACGAAGAATGCGGCGAAGCTGGGGAAGTTCCGCGGTGTACGGCAGAGGCCGTGGGGCAAATGGGCGGCGGAGATTCGAGACCCCTTGCGACGTGTACGGCTGTGGCTAGGCACCTACGATACGGCGGAGGAGGCTGCTATGGTGTACGACCACGCGGCTATTCAGCTGCGTGGGCCAGACGCGCTCACCAACTTCTCCACTCCACCAGTCAAGCACAACAAAACAAGCTCAGGGTACAACTCGGGCGAGGAGTCGCACAGCAATGTGACATCGCCCAAATCAGTCCTCCGGTTCGTCTCAGCGACCGACTCCCAAGCCGAAGCCGAGTCGTGTTCTATCTTCTCCCCATCCAACGACGGCGTCTTGATAAAAGAGAACGACGATGACTATTTCTCGGATGTTTCCATATTCCCGCGGGGTGATGATTTGTTCATCGACTTCGAAAACCCGGTACCCGTACCCGATTTGTTTGATGAAGCGGGTTTGTCGGACAACAACATATTCGGACTGGACCTCGACAGCTGCGAAGACGTGCTCATCGGGCCAAATACCACCGATCTGGGAATCAGGTCAGGACCATCCAAGTGGCAGGCGGATGATTTCTTTCAGGACTTTGGTGACATATTCGGGTCGGATCCTCTCGTTGCCCTTTGA